In one Corallococcus sp. EGB genomic region, the following are encoded:
- a CDS encoding RNA methyltransferase encodes MVLPVRFVLMRPRNAENLGAAARALKNCGLSDWAWVTPEVEDLGPAHRLAVHAEDVLGGVKRPDSLDAAVSDCVWVVGTSSRKVEGKRRLSPRAVGEELVARAKQGPVALVFGDERSGLTNAEVERCHDLSAVPTAPEQPSINLAQAVLLYAYEVRMAHLADTAPPPGPLPLAATDAELARVEATLEALLSAGRFLVDEKPGRTAVRDLVAPLRRSRLTRNEARLWLAALHTVRKHIPGGGGPPPDET; translated from the coding sequence ATGGTGCTGCCCGTCCGATTCGTCCTCATGCGCCCGCGCAACGCGGAGAACCTGGGCGCCGCCGCCCGCGCCCTGAAGAACTGCGGCCTGTCCGACTGGGCATGGGTGACGCCGGAGGTGGAGGACCTGGGCCCGGCCCACCGGCTCGCGGTGCACGCGGAGGATGTGCTGGGTGGGGTGAAGCGCCCGGACTCGCTGGACGCGGCGGTGTCCGACTGCGTCTGGGTGGTGGGCACCAGCTCCCGGAAGGTGGAGGGAAAGCGCCGCCTGTCTCCCCGCGCCGTGGGGGAGGAATTGGTGGCGCGGGCGAAGCAGGGGCCGGTGGCGCTCGTCTTCGGGGACGAGCGCAGCGGCCTCACCAACGCGGAGGTGGAGCGCTGCCACGACCTGTCCGCGGTGCCCACCGCGCCGGAGCAGCCCTCCATCAACCTGGCGCAGGCGGTGCTGCTCTACGCCTATGAGGTTCGCATGGCCCACCTCGCGGACACCGCGCCGCCGCCGGGCCCCCTGCCCCTGGCCGCCACGGACGCGGAGCTCGCCCGCGTGGAGGCGACGCTGGAGGCGCTCCTGAGCGCGGGCCGATTCCTCGTGGATGAGAAGCCCGGGCGCACGGCGGTGCGGGACCTGGTGGCGCCGCTGCGCCGCTCCCGGCTCACGCGCAACGAGGCCCGGCTCTGGCTGGCCGCGCTGCACACCGTGCGCAAGCACATCCCCGGCGGCGGCGGACCGCCCCCGGACGAGACCTGA
- the sthA gene encoding Si-specific NAD(P)(+) transhydrogenase: MADFDLVVIGSGPAGEWGAVQASLAGKRVAVVEREPVLGGTAANTGTLPSKTLRETALHLSGFRARGLYSVDATLRHEATVSDFLFRERRVKQMERERIHRNLQRHGVTVFQGTGSFVDAHTVAVKHDGTEYTRLTAGTVLIATGSSPYRPPMYPFGDPRVHDSDEILDITTLPRTLVVVGGGVIGCEYASMFAAMGIPVTLVEVKNELLSFLDREIGELLRECMDTLGVRLRLGQTVESVHVPESSSEPIRLKLSTGEVLETDQVLVASGRTSNTAGLGLEALGVKQGKRGQIEVGLAYQTAVPHIYAVGDVIGFPALASTSMEQARIAVEHAFGPGKRTLTPILPYGIYTIPEVSMAGETEESLRTRGIPYVVGRADFDTNPRGQIIGEKQGLLKLLFHRDDMKLLGVHVLGEQASELVHVGLTAMLTGSTAQLFVETCFNYPTLSEAYKAATYDALDQVRVSSA, encoded by the coding sequence ATGGCGGACTTCGACCTGGTGGTCATCGGATCAGGCCCCGCGGGGGAATGGGGCGCGGTGCAGGCCTCGCTCGCGGGCAAGCGGGTGGCGGTGGTGGAGCGGGAGCCGGTGCTCGGAGGCACCGCGGCCAACACCGGCACCCTTCCCTCCAAGACGCTGCGCGAGACGGCGCTGCACCTCTCCGGCTTCAGGGCGCGCGGCCTCTACAGCGTGGACGCGACGCTGCGCCATGAGGCCACCGTCTCCGACTTCCTCTTCCGCGAGCGCCGCGTGAAGCAGATGGAGCGCGAGCGCATCCACAGGAACCTCCAGCGCCACGGCGTGACGGTGTTCCAGGGCACCGGCTCCTTCGTGGACGCGCACACCGTCGCGGTGAAGCACGACGGCACGGAGTACACCCGGCTCACCGCCGGCACGGTCCTCATCGCCACCGGCTCCAGCCCGTACCGCCCGCCGATGTACCCCTTCGGGGATCCGCGCGTGCACGACTCGGATGAAATCCTGGACATCACCACCCTGCCCCGCACGCTGGTGGTGGTGGGCGGCGGCGTCATCGGCTGCGAGTACGCGAGCATGTTCGCCGCGATGGGCATCCCGGTGACGCTGGTGGAGGTGAAGAACGAGCTCCTGTCGTTCCTGGACCGGGAGATTGGCGAGCTCTTGCGCGAGTGCATGGACACGCTGGGCGTGCGGCTGCGCCTGGGGCAGACGGTGGAGTCCGTGCACGTGCCGGAGTCCTCCTCCGAGCCCATCCGCCTGAAGCTGTCCACCGGCGAGGTGCTGGAGACGGATCAGGTGCTGGTCGCCTCCGGCCGCACCTCGAACACCGCGGGCCTGGGCCTCGAGGCGCTGGGCGTGAAGCAGGGCAAGCGCGGCCAGATCGAGGTGGGCCTCGCGTACCAGACGGCCGTCCCGCACATCTACGCGGTGGGGGACGTCATCGGCTTCCCCGCCCTGGCCTCCACGTCCATGGAGCAGGCCCGCATCGCGGTGGAGCACGCGTTCGGCCCGGGCAAGCGCACGCTCACGCCCATCCTGCCCTACGGCATCTACACCATCCCGGAGGTGTCCATGGCCGGCGAGACGGAGGAGTCCCTGCGCACGCGCGGCATCCCCTACGTCGTGGGCCGCGCCGACTTCGACACCAACCCGCGCGGGCAGATCATCGGGGAGAAGCAGGGCCTCCTGAAGCTGCTCTTCCACCGCGACGACATGAAGCTGTTGGGCGTGCACGTGCTGGGCGAGCAGGCCTCGGAGCTGGTGCACGTGGGGCTCACCGCGATGCTCACCGGCTCCACCGCGCAGCTCTTCGTGGAGACCTGCTTCAACTACCCGACGCTGTCGGAGGCCTATAAGGCCGCCACCTACGACGCGTTGGATCAGGTCCGCGTGAGCAGCGCCTGA
- a CDS encoding pseudouridine synthase, producing the protein MARKSERPPKSPPRPNRWEGKEKPDWLSRALARAGAMPQDEAEAAIKAGRVTVNGRVATTPLTPVPPGAVLKVDGLPVRKEAPTHVLAFHKPAGVLTSTARQHRTGTVFELLLPQLPLELNRFTWHAVGRLDVDTTGLLLFTNDDKLVAHCTSPETNLPKRYVATVFSTADDAKVEPLRQGMMLDDGPARPAAVRVRDEHTVEVILTEGRHHQVKRMLGAVGLPARALHREAVGDITLDDIPEGGFRLLTEEEVREKLHYTGRD; encoded by the coding sequence ATGGCTCGCAAGTCCGAACGGCCCCCCAAGTCCCCGCCTCGCCCCAACCGCTGGGAGGGCAAGGAGAAGCCGGACTGGCTCTCTCGCGCGCTCGCGCGGGCGGGCGCCATGCCCCAGGACGAGGCGGAGGCCGCCATCAAGGCGGGCCGCGTGACGGTCAACGGCCGCGTGGCGACCACGCCCCTGACGCCCGTGCCGCCCGGCGCCGTCCTCAAGGTGGACGGACTGCCGGTGCGCAAGGAGGCGCCCACGCACGTGCTGGCCTTCCACAAGCCCGCGGGCGTGCTGACCTCCACCGCGCGCCAGCACCGCACGGGCACGGTGTTCGAGCTGCTCCTGCCCCAGCTGCCCCTGGAGCTGAACCGCTTCACCTGGCACGCCGTGGGCCGGCTGGACGTGGACACCACGGGCCTGCTGCTCTTCACCAACGACGACAAGCTGGTGGCCCACTGCACGTCCCCGGAGACGAACCTCCCCAAGCGCTACGTGGCCACGGTCTTCAGCACCGCGGATGACGCGAAGGTGGAGCCGCTGCGACAGGGGATGATGCTGGATGACGGCCCCGCCCGCCCCGCCGCGGTGCGCGTGCGCGACGAGCACACGGTGGAGGTCATCCTCACGGAAGGACGCCACCACCAGGTGAAGCGCATGCTGGGCGCGGTGGGACTGCCCGCCCGGGCGCTCCACCGGGAGGCGGTGGGCGACATCACCCTGGATGACATCCCCGAAGGCGGCTTCCGCCTGCTCACCGAGGAGGAGGTCCGCGAGAAGCTGCACTACACGGGCCGGGACTGA
- a CDS encoding nuclear transport factor 2 family protein, with protein sequence MSASENFSLARAWLQAFNAHDITALVALYAEDATHTSPKIRVLHPETGGRLVGRPALERWWRDAIARLPGLRYEETALTADGDRVFMEYLRHAPNEAPMPVAEVLEVKGGRIVASRVYHG encoded by the coding sequence ATGAGCGCGAGCGAAAACTTCTCCCTGGCCCGGGCCTGGCTGCAGGCCTTCAACGCCCACGACATCACCGCCCTCGTGGCGCTGTACGCGGAGGATGCAACACACACCTCGCCGAAGATTCGCGTCCTGCACCCGGAGACGGGCGGGCGCCTGGTGGGCCGGCCGGCCCTGGAGCGGTGGTGGAGGGACGCCATCGCCCGGCTGCCGGGCCTGCGCTACGAGGAGACGGCCCTCACGGCGGACGGGGACCGGGTGTTCATGGAGTACCTGCGGCACGCCCCCAACGAGGCCCCCATGCCCGTGGCGGAGGTGCTGGAGGTGAAGGGCGGGCGCATCGTCGCGTCGCGCGTCTACCACGGCTAA